The following proteins are co-located in the Vigna angularis cultivar LongXiaoDou No.4 chromosome 2, ASM1680809v1, whole genome shotgun sequence genome:
- the LOC108329205 gene encoding UDP-glycosyltransferase 73C11 isoform X1 — MDSTALSHLHFVFIPLMAPGHLLPMVDMAKLLAQRQVKVSIVTTPLNSIQFQASIDKEIQSGSPIQILNVQFPCAEAGLPEGCESVDALPSMDLLNNFNTALDLLQQPLQELLEKQKPLPSCIIADQHIICVSEVANKLHVPIIVFDGTSCFFLLCKYYLQKDKVYEAVSAEEKFLIPGIPHRIELQRSQLPGMFNPGTDHELNARREKVLEVAEKSYGIVVNSFEELEAEYVKEYKRFSGHKVWCVGPVSLSNRDDIDKSLRSRRDLSNENEYMKWLDSWSRRSVIYVCFGSLNRATPEQLIELGIGLEATKRPFIWVLRGAYGREEMEKWLVEDGFEERVKGRGLLIKGWVPQVLILSHRAIGVFVTHCGWNSTLEGICAGVPLVTFPLFAEQFLNEQLVVEVLKIGMSVGAESVVHLGEEHKSRIQVTRENIKGSIENVMGEGQEKEERRERARKYADMARKAIEQGGSSHRNMSLLIDHIMHVKGLHQD, encoded by the coding sequence ATGGATTCAACGGCCCTTAGCCACCTACACTTTGTTTTCATCCCCTTAATGGCCCCTGGTCATCTTCTCCCCATGGTAGACATGGCCAAATTGTTGGCCCAACGCCAAGTGAAAGTGAGCATAGTGACCACACCCCTCAATTCCATCCAATTCCAAGCTAGCATAGACAAAGAGATTCAATCTGGCTCACCCATTCAAATTCTAAATGTCCAATTTCCATGTGCGGAAGCTGGTCTACCAGAGGGATGTGAGAGCGTAGACGCTTTGCCTTCAATGGATCTACTAAACAACTTCAACACTGCCTTAGACTTGTTGCAGCAGCCACTACAAGAGCTACTTGAAAAGCAAAAACCCTTGCCAAGCTGCATAATTGCCGACCAACATATCATTTGTGTGTCTGAAGTTGCAAACAAGTTGCATGTTCCAATAATAGTATTTGACGGAACCAGTTGTTTCTTTCTGCTATGCAAATACTATTTACAAAAGGATAAAGTCTATGAAGCTGTGTCAGCTGAAGAGAAATTTCTTATCCCTGGAATTCCCCATAGAATTGAACTGCAAAGATCTCAACTCCCTGGGATGTTCAATCCCGGCACAGACCACGAGTTGAATGCTCGACGCGAGAAAGTATTGGAAGTTGCAGAAAAATCATATGGGATAGTGGTTAATAGTTTCGAAGAGCTGGAAGCAGAATATGTTAAAGAGTATAAAAGATTTTCGGGTCATAAAGTATGGTGTGTTGGCCCTGTGTCGTTGTCCAATAGGGATGATATTGACAAGTCTCTAAGAAGTAGGAGAGACTTAAGTAATGAGAATGAATACATGAAGTGGCTAGATTCATGGTCTCGGAGGTCAGTGATTTATGTCTGCTTTGGTAGCCTAAACCGTGCAACACCAGAGCAGTTGATAGAGCTCGGGATAGGATTGGAAGCGACGAAAAGGCCATTCATTTGGGTGCTTAGAGGTGCATATGGAAGAGAGGAGATGGAGAAATGGCTGGTGGAAGATGGGTTTGAAGAAAGGGTGAAAGGGAGAGGGCTTTTGATCAAGGGTTGGGTGCCACAAGTGTTGATCTTATCACATAGAGCAATAGGAGTGTTCGTGACACATTGTGGATGGAATTCCACACTCGAAGGGATTTGTGCTGGCGTGCCATTGGTAACTTTTCCTCTGTTTGCTGAACAGTTCCTCAATGAGCAACTTGTTGTAGAAGTGCTGAAGATTGGGATGAGTGTGGGAGCTGAATCTGTTGTGCATTTGGGAGAGGAACATAAGTCTCGGATTCAGGTGACTAGGGAAAATATTAAGGGTTCTATTGAGAACGTAATGGGTGAAGgccaagaaaaagaagagagaagggaAAGGGCTAGAAAGTATGCAGATATGGCAAGGAAAGCAATAGAACAAGGTGGCTCTTCTCACCGCAACATGTCCCTACTAATTGATCACATTATGCATGTCAAAGGGTTACACCAAGACTAA
- the LOC108329205 gene encoding F-box/kelch-repeat protein At3g23880 isoform X2 produces MNNHTLPLLPLEVIREILLRLPVKSLLRFKCVSKSWLSLISDPQFGVSHYDLAATPTHRILLRSNDFYAQSIDTNAPFIDNGEGSLCLLRAVHLLLPPPSPPRIPDFFHFDDFRNQPHILGSCRGFILLYYERSDDLIIWNPSIGVHKQLPHFQYDNITRQFLYGFGYGPSKDDYLITIIPLWSSFSAEIETHVFSFKTASWNSVLVNVPYSDPGNCLAFRAGSLFNETLHWLVLSKEKKVLVILAFDLVQRSFSEISLLDHLSTEKCRVCGLRVMGGCLSVCYSVEGSGTTEIWVMKEYEVQSSWTKLIVVPTSDFSPICTTKDGGIFGSDMRSLEKYSDKGELLEHRAYGVQEELFYCLNLQCAWYRESLMSLPTVIPNTSEDDHQQLIRKIRAAKLTRIYS; encoded by the exons ATGAACAACCacactcttcctcttctccctcTGGAAGTGATCAGAGAAATTCTTCTGAGATTGCCGGTGAAATCCCTTTTGCGTTTCAAGTGTGTTTCCAAGTCATGGCTTTCTCTCATTTCCGATCCCCAATTTGGCGTTTCCCATTACGACCTAGCTGCCACACCCACCCATCGAATCCTTCTGAGATCAAATGATTTTTATGCTCAATCCATTGACACAAACGCACCGTTTATAGATAACGGAGAGGGTTCGCTGTGTTTGCTTCGTGCTGTGCATCTCCTTCTTCCCCCTCCTTCTCCCCCTCGCATTCCCGATTTTTTTCATTTCGATGATTTTCGCAATCAGCCTCACATTTTGGGTTCTTGCAGAGGGTTTATTCTCTTATACTACGAGAGGAGCGATGATCTCATTATCTGGAATCCCTCAATTGGTGTTCATAAACAATTACCACACTTTCAATATGATAACATAACCCGTCAGTTCCTCTATGGTTTTGGGTATGGCCCATCTAAAGATGACTATTTGATTACCATTATTCCATTATGGTCTTCGTTTTCTGCTGAAATTGAAACCCACGTTTTCTCCTTCAAAACTGCTTCCTGGAACAGTGTTCTTGTCAATGTTCCATATTCAGATCCTGGCAATTGTCTTGCTTTCAGAGCTGGGTCACTCTTCAATGAAACCCTTCATTGGTTGGTTTTGTCCAAGGAGAAAAAGGTTCTTGTCATTCTTGCCTTTGATCTGGTACAGAGGAGTTTTTCAGAGATTTCTCTCTTGGATCATTTATCTACGGAAAAATGTCGAGTTTGTGGTTTGAGGGTAATGGGAGGATGTCTCTCTGTGTGTTACTCGGTCGAAGGCAGTGGAACTACTGAAATATGGGTGATGAAAGAATACGAAGTGCAGTCTTCTTGGACTAAGCTCATTGTTGTACCTACTAGTGACTTTTCCCCGATATGCACCACCAAAGATGGTGGAATTTTTGGATCGGATATGAGAAGTTTAGAGAAGTATAGCGATAAAGGTGAGCTCCTAGAGCATCGTGCATATGGTGTACAAGAAGAGTTGTTCTACTGTCTCAATCTACAGTGTGCTTGGTATAGAGAGAGTTTAATGTCACTTCCCACTGTCATTCCGAATACAAGTGAAGATGACCATCAGCAACTGATAAGAAAAATTAGG GCCGCAAAATTGACAAGAATATATAGTTAG
- the LOC108329207 gene encoding uncharacterized protein LOC108329207: MSWFLVILFLSLTFGTTHSEASHNKKLPSAVVVGTVYCDTCFQQDFSMGNHFISGASVAVECKDGYETTKPRFQKEAKTDEHGEFKVKLPFSVSKHVKSIKGCTVKLINSSEPYCAVASAATSSSLRLKSRKQGLHIFSAGFFSFKPLKQPNLCNQKPSNQNMKGLDSVKTIFPPKIDPSFPPPLQDPKTPGGLLPPIPGLPDLPPLLPPLPLLPPVLGISVSIPVPPRITNKSPKVQPLDQKIADPNTFSFPPNPLFPPPTVPNPFQPPSLNPNPLQPPETSPIVPNPFPFPTVPGLTPSSSPPAFPFPFPPLFPPPSSLDKSSTFSKNASP, encoded by the exons ATGTCTTGGTTTCTTGTAATACTATTTCTCAGTCTCACATTTGGTACAACTCATTCTGAGGCTAGCCATAACAAGAAGCTTCCCTCTGCTGTTGTGGTTGGCACTGTTTACTGTGATACGTGCTTCCAACAGGATTTCTCCATGGGCAACCACTTCATTTCAG GTGCATCAGTTGCTGTAGAATGCAAAGATGGATATGAGACTACAAAGCCAAGGTTCCAAAAAGAAGCGAAGACAGATGAGCATGGGGAGTTCAAGGTAAAGTTACCTTTCTCAGTGAGCAAACATGTGAAGAGCATCAAGGGATGCACTGTGAAATTAATAAATAGCAGTGAGCCTTACTGTGCTGTGGCCTCGGCAGCAACCTCTTCCTCACTGCGCCTCAAGTCCAGAAAGCAAGGACTACACATATTCTCAGCTGGCTTTTTCTCATTCAAGCCTCTTAAACAGCCAAATCTTTGTAACCAAAAACCTAGCAATCAAAACATGAAAGGCCTTGATTCTGTGAAAACTATCTTCCCTCCTAAAATAGATCCATCATTTCCTCCTCCACTTCAGGACCCAAAGACACCTGGTGGTCTCCTTCCTCCCATTCCTGGATTACCTGACCTTCCACCATTACTGCCACCACTCCCTCTTTTGCCACCCGTTTTAGGAATATCAGTGTCAATACCAGTTCCTCCAAGAATTACCAATAAGTCCCCTAAGGTTCAACCTTTGGATCAGAAAATAGCTGACCCTAATACCTTCTCATTTCCTCCTAACCCATTGTTTCCACCACCTACTGTACCCAACCCATTTCAGCCACCATCTCTAAATCCTAACCCATTACAGCCACCAGAAACATCACCAATTGTTCCTAACCCATTTCCTTTCCCAACAGTACCAGGCTTAACTCCATCCTCATCACCTCCAGCTTTTCCCTTTCCTTTTCCTCCACTATTCCCTCCACCTAGCAGCCTTGACAAATCCTCCACTTTTTCAAAGAATGCTTCTCCTTAA
- the LOC108329349 gene encoding AUGMIN subunit 5, which produces MQSAASSAPSSPEAILEWLHKEMGYRPLGTYAAGKSHLPSVESIRRICRGNMIPVWNFLVTRAKSEKTVRNIRRNITVHGGDGGGEAKEEVRGKGARKKERALIAGEGSETATTREAALQERDLAAKEVERLRNIVRRRRKDLRAKMLEVSREETERKRMLDERANYRHKQVMLETYDQQCDEAAKIFAEYHKRLYYYVNQAMESQRSGVDSSVEMTNSFSAKSEKEAVYSTVKGSKSADDVILIETTREKNIRKACESLVAHMVEKIRNSFPAYEGSGIHLNPQAETAKLGFDYDGQIPDEVRTVIINCLKSPPQLLQAITAYTVRLKSLISREIEKIDVRADAETLRYKYENNIVMDVSSSDGSSPLQYQLYGNGKIGVDVPPGGSQNQLLDRQKAHVQQFLATEDALNKAAEARETCEKLMKRLHGSTDVSSRPISIGSTSQNVGSLRQLELDVWAKEREVAGLKASLNTLMSEIQRLNKLCAERKEAEDSLKKKWKKIEEFDSRRSELETIYTALLKANMDAASFWSQQPLTAREYASSTIIPACAAVAEASNSAKDLIEKEVSAFSQSPDNSLYMLPSSPQALLEAMGASGPPGQEAVTNAEVSAAILTARAGARDPSAIPSICRVSAALQYPASLEGPDAALASVLQSLEFCLKLRGSEASVLEDLLKAINLVYIRRDLVQSGNALLNHAGFVQQEYERTTSFSLSLAAKQEKTIMEEWLPELKAAILSAQQSLEDCKYVGGLLDEWWEQPASTVVDWVTVDGQNVTAWHNHVKQLLAFYDKELL; this is translated from the exons ATGCAGAGCGCAGCATCGTCGGCGCCATCTTCGCCGGAGGCCATTCTCGAATGGCTACACAAAGAGATGGGATACCGTCCGCTAGGTACCTACGCAGCCGGCAAGTCGCACCTGCCGTCCGTCGAGTCAATCCGCCGGATTTGCCGCGGAAATATGATTCCGGTCTGGAACTTCCTCGTCACGCGCGCCAAGTCTGAGAAGACGGTGCGGAACATTCGCCGGAACATCACCGTGCACGGCGGGGATGGCGGCGGCGAGGCGAAAGAGGAGGTCAGGGGGAAGGGCGCGAGGAAGAAGGAGAGGGCGCTCATCGCCGGCGAGGGTTCCGAGACTGCGACGACGAGGGAGGCGGCATTGCAGGAGCGGGATTTGGCGGCGAAGGAGGTGGAGAGGCTGAGGAACATTGTGAGGAGGCGGAGGAAGGATTTGAGGGCGAAGATGCTCGAGGTTTCCAGAGAGGAGACTGAGAGAAAGAGAATGCTCGATGAACGAGCCAATTACAG GCATAAGCAAGTGATGTTGGAGACTTATGATCAACAGTGTGATGAAGCAGCAAAAATATTTGCCGAATATCATAAACGTCTCTATTACTATGTAAATCAAGCGATGGAGTCTCAAAGATCAGGTGTGGATTCTTCTGTTGAAATGACCAATAGTTTTAGTGCCAAAAGTGAGAAGGAGGCTGTTTATTCTACTGTTAAGGGCAGTAAATCTGCGGATGATGTCATTCTCATTGAAACCACGAGGGAAAAGAATATTAGAAAGGCTTGTGAATCCCTTGTAGCTCATATGGTTGAAAAAATACGGAATTCTTTTCCAGCTTACGAAGGAAGTGGCATTCATTTAAATCCTCAGGCAGAAACAGCAAAGTTGGGGTTTGACTATGATGGGCAAATTCCTGACGAGGTTAGAACTGTTATCATAAATTGCCTGAAGAGTCCTCCTCAATTGCTTCAGGCAATTACTGCATACACTGTACGGCTGAAAAGTCTAATCTCCAGAGAAATAGAGAAAATTGATGTTAGAGCTGATGCAGAGACCTTGAG gtacaaatatgaaaataacataGTTATGGATGTTTCGTCATCTGATGGGAGCTCTCCTCTACAGTATCAACTTTATGGCAATGGAAAGATTGGGGTTGATGTGCCACCAGGAGGGAGTCAAAATCAGCTTCTTGATAGACAG AAAGCTCATGTTCAACAATTTTTGGCCACTGAAGATGCACTCAACAAGGCTGCAGAAGCAAGGGAAACCTGCGAAAAACTTATGAAACGTCTGCATGGAAGCACTGATGTTTCTTCACGCCCAATTAGTATTGGGAGTACATCCCAGAATGTTGGAAGTCTTAGACAACTTGAG CTAGATGTTTGGGCCAAGGAAAGAGAAGTTGCTGGTTTAAAGGCAAGCTTGAACACCTTGATGTCTGAAATACAACGCTTGAATAAGTTGTGTGCTGAGAGGAAAGAAGCTGAAGATTCTctaaaaaaaaagtggaaaaagaTTGAAGAGTTTGATTCTCGTAGATCAGAACTTGAGACCATATATACAGCACTCCTCAAAGCAAATATG GATGCTGCTTCATTTTGGAGTCAGCAACCATTAACTGCTAGGGAATATGCTTCAAGCACTATAATTCCAGCATGTGCTGCTGTTGCCGAGGCTTCAAATAGTGCAAAGGATCTCATTGAGAAAGAAGTGTCTGCATTTTCTCAAAGTCCAGATAATAGTCTCTACATGCTTCCTTCTTCTCCACAG GCACTGCTTGAGGCCATGGGCGCTAGTGGACCACCTGGCCAGGAAGCAGTTACAAATGCAGAAGTAAGTGCAGCTATTTTGACAGCAAGAGCTGGTGCTCGGGATCCATCAGCAATTCCTTCAATATGTCGTGTTTCAGCTGCACTTCAGTATCCTGCTA GCTTGGAGGGTCCAGATGCTGCTCTAGCATCTGTGCTGCAGTCCCTGGAGTTCTGTTTGAAACTTCGTGGCTCTGAAGCTAGTGTGTTGGAAGATTTATTAAAGGCTATTAATCTTGTTTATATTAGACGAGATCTTGTCCAGAGCGGAAATGCCTTGTTGAATCATGCTGGCTTTGTTCAACAAGAATATGAAAG GACAACGAGTTTTTCTTTGAGTTTGGCTGCAAAACAGGAGAAAACTATCATGGAAGAATGGTTGCCTGAACTTAAGGCTGCTATTTTGAGTGCTCAACAGAGCTTGGAAGATTGCAAATATGTCGGTGGATTG CTTGATGAGTGGTGGGAGCAACCAGCATCGACAGTTGTTGACTGGGTAACAGTGGATGGGCAAAATGTAACTGCCTGGCATAATCATGTGAAGCAGCTTCTTGCATTTTATGACAAGGAGCTATTGTAA
- the LOC108329607 gene encoding E3 ubiquitin-protein ligase At3g02290 isoform X2, which yields MGSVCSCFNVNDIEDYLNPNSPVYRNCMCFGCFIQYFLTVYASIFRRGEVHAVPSSIQGAASMTSTASLDNSLSDTYRSPPRPLPYDADPRFFRSQRDGLVSRREKGSSHLNEESEPLRDDGEADSESLNLGGKWNDTSEDGAKEYRKSTVRLSSAKLTTGDGVIYSSSEEEECCPTCLEEYTEENPKIVTKCSHHFHLGCIYEWMERSDNCPVCGKVMVFDETT from the exons ATGGGTTCAGTTTGTAGCTGTTTTAACGTTAATGACATTGAAGATTATTTGAATCCAAATAGTCCTGTATACAGGAACTGTATGTGTTTTGGTTGTTTCATACAGTACTTTTTGACTGTG TATGCCTCAATATTCCGTAGAGGGGAAGTGCATGCGGTTCCTTCATCTATACAGGGTGCAGCATCTATGACTTCTACAGCTTCACTTGATAATTCTCTATCTGACACTTATCGTTCTCCTCCAAGGCCGTTGCCTTATGATGCGGATCCCAGGTTTTTCCGTTCACAGCGTGATGGACTAGTGTCAAGACGTGAGAAGGGTTCAAGTCATTTGAATGAAGAGTCAGAACCTCTGAGAGATGATGGAGAAGCTGACTCAGAATCTTTAAATTTAGGTGGCAAATGGAATGATACCAGTGAAGATGGAGCAAAGGAATACCGGAAGTCCACCGTGAGACTTTCATCAGCAAAACTTACAACTGGAGATGGGGTTATCTATTCATCATCGGAAGAGGAGGAATGCTGTCCGACTTGTCTAGAAG AATACACCGAAGAGAATCCAAAGATAGTGACAAAATGCTCTCATCATTTTCACCTTGGTTGCATATATGAGTGGATGGAAAGAAGTGACAACTGTCCTGTTTGTGGGAAG GTGATGGTATTCGATGAAACGACTTAA
- the LOC108329607 gene encoding E3 ubiquitin-protein ligase At3g02290 isoform X1 gives MGSVCSCFNVNDIEDYLNPNSPVYRNCMCFGCFIQYFLTVYASIFRRGEVHAVPSSIQGAASMTSTASLDNSLSDTYRSPPRPLPYDADPRFFRSQRDGLVSRREKGSSHLNEESEPLRDDGEADSESLNLGGKWNDTSEDGAKEYRKSTVRLSSAKLTTGDGVIYSSSEEEECCPTCLEGNTFLAQFFITRSHDAAAQFCMKYWFATKLSVLDSRQNAQFQNCYRS, from the exons ATGGGTTCAGTTTGTAGCTGTTTTAACGTTAATGACATTGAAGATTATTTGAATCCAAATAGTCCTGTATACAGGAACTGTATGTGTTTTGGTTGTTTCATACAGTACTTTTTGACTGTG TATGCCTCAATATTCCGTAGAGGGGAAGTGCATGCGGTTCCTTCATCTATACAGGGTGCAGCATCTATGACTTCTACAGCTTCACTTGATAATTCTCTATCTGACACTTATCGTTCTCCTCCAAGGCCGTTGCCTTATGATGCGGATCCCAGGTTTTTCCGTTCACAGCGTGATGGACTAGTGTCAAGACGTGAGAAGGGTTCAAGTCATTTGAATGAAGAGTCAGAACCTCTGAGAGATGATGGAGAAGCTGACTCAGAATCTTTAAATTTAGGTGGCAAATGGAATGATACCAGTGAAGATGGAGCAAAGGAATACCGGAAGTCCACCGTGAGACTTTCATCAGCAAAACTTACAACTGGAGATGGGGTTATCTATTCATCATCGGAAGAGGAGGAATGCTGTCCGACTTGTCTAGAAGGTAATACATTTTTAGCTCAATTTTTCATCACAAGATCACATGATGCTGCGGCTCAATTTTGCATGAAATATTGGTTTGCAACGAAGTTATCAGTCCTGGATAGCAGACAGAATGCTCAATTTCAGAACTGCTACAGAAGTTAA
- the LOC108328899 gene encoding uncharacterized protein LOC108328899, with the protein MSGTSEKKLVRIDVSSDTVCPWCFVGKKNLDKAIAASNDKYNFEIIWHPFQLNPDAPKEGIDKREYYRRKFGSQSVRMEARMSEVFKNVGLEYSLSGLTGNTMDSHRLIYFARQQGLDKQHDLVEELNIGYFTQGKYIGDHKFLLESAAKVGIEGAEEFLKDPNNGLREVEEELKTYSGNITGVPYYVINGNHKLSGGQPPEVFLRAFQVATT; encoded by the exons ATGAGCGGGACATCTGAAAAGAAACTTGTAAGAATTGATGTTAGTTCTGATACTGTGTGTCCATGGTGCTTTGTTGGCAAAAAGAACCTAGACAAGGCCATAGCTGCCTCCAATGATAAATACAACTTTGAG ATAATATGGCATCCCTTTCAACTTAACCCTGATGCCCCTAAAGAAGGCATTGACAAGAGGGAGTATTacagaagaaaatttggatcCCAATCAGTACGGATGGAAGCTCGGATGTCAGAG GTGTTCAAGAATGTTGGTCTGGAATATAGTTTGTCTGGACTCAC GGGAAACACTATGGACAGCCACAGGCTTATATATTTTGCTAGACAGCAGGGTCTTGACAAGCAGCATGATCTAGTTGAAGAACTTAATATTGGCTATTTCACACAGGGAAAATACATTGGTGACCA TAAGTTTCTTCTGGAATCTGCTGCAAAGGTTGGTATAGAAGGAGCAGAAGAGTTTCTTAAGGACCCCAACAATGGTTTGAGGGag GTGGAGGAAGAGCTCAAAACATATTCAGGGAACATTACAGGAGTTCCATATTACGTG ATTAATGGAAATCACAAGTTGAGTGGTGGACAACCCCCTGAAGTCTTCTTGAGAGCTTTTCAGGTTGCTACAACTTGA
- the LOC108328895 gene encoding receptor-like protein kinase FERONIA — translation MFLKCFGESSSSGRQYPTVIEELCRHFSLADIQKSTNNFDDKRLIGRGAWVKVYEGCLQHIDGSDYAVTVRRYKEDSEIFKREVELLCQLHHPNCVSIVGFCNHKKEKITVHEYMSNRSLISYLGDEVREALPWKKRIEICIGAARGLHYLHAGLKRTIVHRNINSASILLDDNMHPKFSGFSLSLMGAHFKEKSKPIQTDLIGRPGRLPLEYVRDGTVTHKCDIYSFGVVLLQVVRGTRIFPILKELMGTSVEENIDPKIKGKIAPECWLVFIDIALRCIKDDRDERPEMGEVEVQLELALLLQEQADITNINNCYTLSSKTIMDPKSERKWGFEAVPTELLK, via the exons ATGTTTCTGAAATGTTTTGGTGAGTCAAGTTCATCCGGAAGACAATATCCAACAGTAATAGAAGAGTTGTGTCGTCATTTTTCTCTTGCTGATATTCAGAAATCAACCAACAATTTTGATGATAAAAGACTAATTGGACGAGGAGCGTGGGTTAAAGTTTACGAAGGTTGTCTCCAGCATATTGATGGTTCTGATTACGCTGTCACAGTGAGGCGATATAAGGAGGACAGTGAAATATTCAAAAGAGAAGTAGAGTTACTGTGTCAGCTTCATCACCCAAATTGTGTGTCTATTGTAGGATTTTGCAACCACAAAAAAGAGAAGATCACTGTGCACGAATACATGTCCAATAGGTCTCTAATTTCCTACCTGGGAGATGAGGTTAGGGAAGCACTGCCATGGAAAAAAAGGATAGAGATTTGCATAGGAGCAGCGCGTGGACTACACTACCTTCATGCCGGACTCAAGCGCACCATCGTTCACCGCAACATCAATTCTGCCAGCATTCTTTTGGATGACAACATGCACCCAAAATTCTCAGGTTTCAGCCTTAGTTTAATGGGAGCACATTTCAAAGAAAAGTCAAAACCAATACAAACGGATCTTATAG GTCGTCCAGGCCGCTTACCTCTGGAGTACGTAAGGGACGGTACTGTCACACATAAATGTGATATTTACTCATTTGGTGTTGTTCTGCTTCAAGTTGTAAGGGGAACAAGAATTTTTCCAATACTAAAAGAACTTATGGGGACGTCTGTTGAAGAGAATATTGATCCGAAAATCAAAGGAAAGATTGCACCAGAGTGTTGGCTAGTGTTTATAGACATAGCCTTGAGATGCATAAAGGATGATCGGGACGAACGACCAGAAATGGGTGAAGTGGAGGTGCAACTTGAGCTTGCTCTGTTGTTGCAGGAACAAGCAGATATCACAAACATCAATAATTGTTATACCTTATCGTCCAAAACCATTATGGACCCAAAATCAGAGCGGAAGTGGGGATTTGAAGCTGTGCCTACTGAGCTTTTGAAGTAG